One genomic segment of Amycolatopsis sp. Hca4 includes these proteins:
- a CDS encoding DivIVA domain-containing protein codes for MTTALIYLVVMLLVAAVVFLLAAVVFGRGEELAPLPPGSSPTRLPAEDITGEDLADVRFQLVLRGYKMSEVDWVMRRLGAELDELRARVAELEQRERERESTSSPEASP; via the coding sequence GTGACGACCGCGCTGATCTACCTCGTAGTCATGCTGCTGGTGGCGGCCGTGGTGTTCCTGCTCGCCGCGGTGGTGTTCGGCCGGGGTGAGGAGCTCGCCCCGCTGCCGCCGGGCAGCTCGCCAACGCGGCTGCCCGCGGAGGACATCACCGGCGAGGACCTGGCCGACGTCCGCTTCCAGCTGGTGCTGCGCGGCTACAAGATGTCCGAAGTGGACTGGGTGATGCGGCGGCTGGGTGCCGAGCTCGACGAGCTGCGCGCCCGCGTCGCCGAGCTGGAGCAGCGCGAACGCGAGCGGG
- a CDS encoding permease prefix domain 1-containing protein, with protein sequence MIDEYLGELDRRLHGCGRFKADLLEEARDGLHDAADAYRAGGWTDEEAQRRAVADFGPAAVVARDYQAELGMLSGVRTLWKLVIGVPAMQILWDYARILTFGEWTKLSTPTPGWYKVVAHASHGAVFVVPVIGVLALLGIRWLSRRLDGTGLARFCGMLIALAVGVNLASVGMLIAATGVVDVSRLFLSVPCALLMFAWVALSVRLVVLARRSWGGYATIVA encoded by the coding sequence ATGATCGACGAGTACCTGGGGGAGCTGGACCGCAGGCTGCACGGCTGCGGCCGGTTCAAGGCCGACCTGCTGGAAGAGGCCCGCGACGGCCTGCACGACGCCGCCGACGCCTACCGCGCGGGCGGCTGGACCGACGAGGAAGCGCAGCGCCGTGCGGTCGCCGACTTCGGCCCGGCGGCCGTCGTCGCCCGCGACTACCAGGCCGAACTGGGCATGCTCAGCGGCGTCCGCACGCTGTGGAAGCTCGTCATCGGCGTCCCGGCGATGCAGATCCTCTGGGACTACGCCCGGATCCTCACCTTCGGCGAGTGGACGAAGCTGTCGACGCCGACGCCCGGCTGGTACAAGGTCGTCGCGCACGCCTCCCACGGCGCGGTGTTCGTCGTGCCGGTGATCGGCGTGCTCGCCCTGCTCGGCATCCGCTGGCTGAGCCGCCGCCTCGACGGCACCGGGCTCGCGCGGTTCTGCGGGATGCTGATCGCGCTCGCGGTCGGCGTCAACCTCGCCTCCGTCGGCATGCTGATCGCCGCGACCGGCGTCGTCGACGTCTCGCGGCTGTTCCTCAGCGTCCCGTGCGCCCTGCTGATGTTCGCCTGGGTGGCGCTTTCGGTCCGGCTCGTCGTGCTCGCGAGACGATCCTGGGGTGGGTATGCCACGATCGTCGCGTGA
- a CDS encoding helix-turn-helix transcriptional regulator has product MKADTLRGHLDALLLAVLDGRKLHGYAIIEALQLRTDGALDLPTGTVYPALRRLERAGWLASEWDVVSGRKRRTYRLTRSGEQALAAERADWREFTAVIGGVLEA; this is encoded by the coding sequence ATGAAGGCGGACACCCTGCGCGGGCACCTCGACGCGTTGCTGCTGGCGGTGCTCGACGGCCGGAAACTGCACGGCTACGCGATCATCGAGGCGCTCCAGCTGCGCACCGACGGCGCGCTCGACCTGCCCACCGGCACCGTCTACCCGGCGCTGCGCCGGCTCGAGCGGGCCGGCTGGCTGGCCAGCGAGTGGGACGTCGTGTCCGGCCGCAAGCGGCGCACCTACCGGCTGACCCGCTCCGGCGAGCAGGCGCTGGCCGCCGAACGCGCGGACTGGCGGGAGTTCACCGCGGTCATCGGGGGAGTGCTGGAAGCATGA
- a CDS encoding cytochrome ubiquinol oxidase subunit I, with product MNALPIARLQFATTTSFHFLFVLLTLGLVTLVAVMQTRWTLGGKPELLRMTRFWGRLYVINYALGIATGIVMEFQFGLTWTGLSTFAGDVFGAPLAIETLVAFFLESTFLGLWIFGFGRLPRWLHLALIWLVTLTAYASALFIMVANSFLQNPAGSRLENGRLRLDDFGALFSNPALVASLPHVLSAALVTGGFFVVGVSAWHFLRRTADVEFFRRSMRIGVVTALVGSIFVVNQGFAQFGELKAYQPDKLDERVVGMPLGAMIGLGFLMFACSLLGTLLLVRDWLTKARFLHYLMVAAIPLPFAAAIMGWLVRELGRQPWLVWGKLRTADAIADVPAGQILFSFIAFTLLFAALAVADWVLMARVAKRGPDPVGAPAAQPVLSGV from the coding sequence ATGAACGCTCTCCCGATCGCGAGACTCCAGTTCGCGACGACGACCTCGTTCCACTTCCTGTTCGTGCTGCTCACGCTGGGGTTGGTCACCTTGGTGGCCGTGATGCAGACGCGCTGGACACTCGGCGGCAAGCCCGAGCTCCTGCGGATGACGCGGTTCTGGGGCCGCCTGTACGTGATCAACTACGCGCTCGGGATCGCCACCGGCATTGTGATGGAGTTCCAGTTCGGGCTGACCTGGACCGGGCTCTCCACGTTCGCCGGCGACGTCTTCGGCGCGCCGCTGGCCATCGAGACGCTGGTCGCGTTCTTCCTGGAGTCGACCTTCCTCGGCCTGTGGATCTTCGGCTTCGGGCGGCTGCCCCGGTGGCTGCACCTGGCGCTGATCTGGCTGGTCACGCTGACCGCGTACGCCTCGGCGCTGTTCATCATGGTGGCCAACTCGTTCCTGCAGAACCCGGCAGGCAGCCGCCTCGAGAACGGCCGACTGCGCCTGGACGACTTCGGTGCGCTGTTCTCGAACCCGGCGCTGGTCGCCTCGCTGCCGCACGTGCTCAGTGCCGCGCTGGTGACCGGCGGCTTCTTCGTCGTCGGCGTCAGCGCGTGGCACTTCCTCAGGCGCACGGCCGATGTCGAGTTCTTCCGCCGCTCGATGCGGATCGGGGTCGTCACGGCGCTCGTCGGCTCGATCTTCGTGGTCAACCAGGGCTTCGCGCAGTTCGGCGAGCTGAAGGCGTACCAGCCCGACAAGCTGGACGAGCGCGTCGTCGGGATGCCGCTGGGCGCCATGATCGGGCTCGGGTTCCTGATGTTCGCCTGTTCACTGCTGGGCACCCTGCTGCTGGTCCGGGACTGGCTCACCAAGGCCCGGTTCCTGCACTACCTGATGGTCGCGGCGATCCCGCTGCCGTTCGCCGCGGCGATCATGGGCTGGCTGGTGCGCGAGCTCGGCCGCCAGCCGTGGCTGGTCTGGGGGAAGCTGCGCACCGCCGACGCGATCGCGGACGTCCCGGCCGGCCAGATCCTGTTCTCCTTCATCGCTTTCACACTGCTGTTCGCCGCGCTCGCGGTGGCCGACTGGGTGCTCATGGCGCGGGTCGCCAAGCGCGGCCCGGACCCGGTCGGCGCGCCCGCCGCACAGCCCGTTCTGAGCGGAGTCTGA
- a CDS encoding cytochrome d ubiquinol oxidase subunit II: MAIFWWCLLGLLTCGYFALAGYDYGVGMLLPGFEAGERRRRETLGALGPFFLANEVWLVAAVGLLFGAFPHLESEVFAGAYVLVVTLLLGLVTFTASMQLRSRRPDARRGAWTAGIVGGALVTALSWGLFLSNLVLGLPPVGDVLGLFSPYATVWGLGFVALFCLQGAAFLAVRAPVELTGRAVRLAKAFSAPALAFLVIASGWGYFALDGVSGLGAGAVVLAFAAFAVTRAGLAVRRYRVALVGSMTLSACPALLAGTLRFPTVLASPALTLDQAATAPETFAVLAWFAPPAVLVLVVVQWLTWRAHRGPVDRHSLLHF; this comes from the coding sequence GTGGCGATCTTCTGGTGGTGCCTGCTCGGCCTGCTGACCTGCGGGTACTTCGCGCTGGCGGGGTACGACTACGGCGTCGGCATGCTGCTGCCCGGCTTCGAGGCCGGCGAGCGGCGGCGGCGTGAGACGCTCGGCGCGCTCGGGCCGTTCTTCCTGGCCAACGAGGTGTGGCTGGTGGCCGCCGTCGGTCTGCTGTTCGGGGCGTTCCCGCACCTGGAGAGCGAGGTGTTCGCCGGGGCGTACGTCCTGGTCGTGACCCTCCTGCTCGGCCTGGTGACGTTCACCGCGTCGATGCAGCTGCGCAGCCGCCGCCCGGACGCCCGGCGCGGCGCGTGGACGGCGGGCATCGTCGGCGGCGCGCTGGTGACGGCGCTGTCGTGGGGCCTGTTCCTGAGCAACCTCGTCCTCGGGTTGCCCCCGGTCGGCGACGTGCTCGGGCTGTTCAGCCCGTACGCGACCGTGTGGGGCCTCGGGTTCGTCGCGCTGTTCTGCCTGCAGGGCGCGGCGTTCCTGGCCGTGCGGGCGCCGGTCGAGCTCACCGGCCGTGCGGTGCGGCTGGCCAAGGCCTTCTCGGCGCCGGCGCTGGCTTTCCTGGTGATCGCCTCGGGGTGGGGGTACTTCGCGCTCGACGGCGTTTCCGGGCTCGGCGCGGGGGCGGTCGTCCTGGCCTTCGCGGCTTTCGCCGTCACACGGGCCGGGCTGGCGGTGCGGCGGTACCGGGTCGCGCTCGTCGGGTCGATGACGCTGTCGGCCTGTCCGGCACTGCTCGCCGGGACGCTGCGGTTCCCCACCGTCCTGGCCTCGCCGGCACTGACGCTCGACCAAGCGGCGACGGCGCCGGAGACGTTCGCGGTGCTGGCCTGGTTCGCGCCGCCCGCGGTGCTGGTGCTGGTGGTGGTGCAGTGGCTGACCTGGCGCGCGCACCGCGGTCCCGTCGACCGGCACTCGCTGCTGCACTTCTAG
- the cydD gene encoding thiol reductant ABC exporter subunit CydD, giving the protein MPALPGLRRYLSFLGLLGVLTAGAVLLQAEGLATLLTGGGISLALVVAIVARVLLSWGHGVLSGRYAASVRGALRLRLLGSASDRAGVVATQITRGVDATDSYLTGYLPSLVVSVVVPVAVIVRLFTADLASALVVVATLPLIPVFAVLVGKQAKAATQWELLTKLGGHFLDVVRGLGTLKVFGRAAAQAATVRSMAAAHADATMKALRVAFLSALVLELVATLSVALVAVPIGFRLLSGGLEARPALLILLLTPEAYLPLRAAGTKFHAAAEGLAALREALSVPVVVSRPAARTRRRGAPSVVFERVSVVYDGVPALSEVDLAVPAGSRIALVGPSGSGKSTLLAVLLGFVAPTAGRVLVDGVDLRTLSSPEWLAEVAWVPQRPTLFRGSLASNIALGLPSADVASAARAAALDSVAAGLPAGYRTPVGELGDGLSAGQRQRVGLARALARTSAGLVLLDEPTARLDSRTEDAVLSATRRLLPGRTAVLVAHRPAMAALADRVVELRDGRIRA; this is encoded by the coding sequence GTGCCTGCTCTGCCCGGACTCCGGCGGTATTTGTCCTTCTTGGGCCTGCTCGGCGTGCTGACCGCCGGTGCGGTGCTCCTCCAGGCCGAAGGGCTCGCCACGCTGCTGACCGGCGGCGGGATCTCTCTCGCCCTGGTCGTGGCCATCGTGGCCCGGGTGCTGCTCTCCTGGGGCCACGGTGTCCTCAGTGGACGGTATGCGGCCTCGGTCCGCGGCGCTCTGCGGCTTCGCCTGCTCGGGTCCGCCTCGGACCGCGCGGGCGTCGTCGCGACGCAGATCACGCGCGGGGTCGATGCCACCGACAGCTACCTGACCGGGTACCTGCCGTCGCTGGTCGTTTCGGTGGTGGTGCCGGTCGCGGTGATCGTGCGGCTGTTCACGGCGGACCTGGCGTCCGCGCTGGTCGTGGTGGCCACCCTGCCGCTGATCCCGGTGTTCGCGGTCCTGGTGGGGAAACAGGCGAAGGCGGCGACGCAGTGGGAGCTGCTGACGAAGCTGGGCGGGCACTTCCTGGACGTCGTCCGCGGGCTCGGGACGTTGAAGGTGTTCGGCCGGGCGGCGGCCCAGGCGGCGACGGTGCGGTCGATGGCGGCCGCCCACGCCGACGCGACGATGAAGGCGTTGCGGGTGGCGTTCCTGTCGGCGCTGGTGCTGGAACTGGTGGCGACGCTGTCGGTGGCGCTGGTCGCGGTGCCGATCGGGTTCCGGCTGCTCTCCGGCGGCCTGGAGGCACGGCCGGCGTTGCTGATCCTGCTGCTGACCCCGGAGGCGTACCTGCCGCTGCGGGCGGCGGGCACGAAGTTCCACGCGGCGGCCGAGGGGCTGGCGGCGTTGCGGGAGGCCCTCTCGGTGCCGGTCGTCGTGTCCCGGCCGGCCGCGCGGACCCGGCGGCGGGGTGCGCCTTCGGTGGTCTTCGAGCGGGTCTCGGTGGTTTACGACGGGGTTCCCGCGCTGTCCGAAGTGGACCTCGCGGTGCCGGCCGGTTCGCGGATCGCGCTCGTCGGGCCCAGCGGGTCGGGGAAGAGCACGCTGCTGGCGGTGCTGCTGGGGTTCGTGGCGCCGACGGCGGGCCGGGTCCTGGTCGACGGCGTGGACCTGCGGACGCTGTCTTCGCCGGAGTGGCTGGCCGAGGTGGCGTGGGTGCCGCAGCGGCCGACGTTGTTCCGGGGGTCGCTGGCCTCGAACATCGCCCTCGGCCTGCCTTCGGCCGACGTCGCTTCGGCAGCACGGGCCGCGGCGCTCGATTCGGTGGCGGCCGGGCTGCCGGCGGGCTACCGGACGCCGGTCGGCGAGCTGGGCGACGGGTTGTCGGCCGGACAGCGGCAGCGGGTGGGGCTGGCGCGGGCGCTGGCCAGGACCTCGGCGGGGCTGGTGCTGCTGGACGAGCCGACGGCCCGGCTGGACTCCCGGACGGAGGACGCGGTCCTCTCGGCCACCCGGCGCCTGCTGCCCGGCCGGACCGCGGTGCTGGTCGCCCACCGCCCGGCGATGGCGGCACTGGCGGACCGGGTGGTCGAACTGCGCGACGGCCGGATCCGCGCGTAG
- the cydC gene encoding thiol reductant ABC exporter subunit CydC codes for MSTKDVLRLLRAALLGAAAELAALALMATAAWLLLRAAERPPLAALTVAIVAVRTLALLRGGLRYAERLAGHDVVLRWLGSLRTRVYQALVPSTRYSGGDLVTRLVSDVDALQDAVLRWLLPAGVAGIVGAVAVGVTATASAAAAGVLAAGLAVAGVVLPWLVVRLTAEAARESAPKRAELAERAVELVTGHRELVAAGALGDHRQRAAQVVHEIAAGERAGSGRTALLGAAGVLVQLGTAVAVGLLCHASVPRTAALTLAAVTAFEVVLPLIGAARRVPEIRASAARVRAVLAEPAAPEGTRTAVRGHFRLDGAGVRHPGRAPALKGVDLDLPPGKRVGILGPSGAGKTTLLRLLLGSLPPTEGRVTLDGHPLGEYRDLAKVITAAEADAHVFDTTVRENLLLAKPDATDDQLRAACETAGFDLDLDRGTGPDGDELSGGQRQRLILARAVLAAPDVLLLDEPVEGLDPDHGDAVLARVLAEAKGSVVLVTHRPEHLHGFDEVLTLEDGRVLPASAAGRRRGRP; via the coding sequence ATGTCCACAAAGGACGTCCTCCGGCTGCTCCGCGCCGCCCTCCTCGGGGCCGCCGCCGAGCTGGCCGCCCTGGCGCTCATGGCCACCGCGGCCTGGCTCCTGCTCCGCGCCGCCGAACGGCCGCCGCTCGCCGCGCTGACCGTCGCCATCGTCGCCGTCCGGACCCTCGCCCTCCTCCGCGGCGGCCTCCGGTACGCCGAACGGCTCGCCGGGCACGACGTCGTCCTCCGGTGGCTCGGCTCGCTGCGGACCCGCGTCTACCAAGCCCTCGTCCCCAGTACCCGGTACTCCGGCGGTGACCTCGTCACCCGGCTCGTGTCCGATGTGGACGCCCTGCAGGACGCCGTCCTGCGGTGGCTGCTGCCCGCCGGGGTGGCCGGGATCGTGGGTGCCGTCGCGGTCGGCGTCACGGCCACCGCGTCGGCGGCCGCCGCCGGGGTGCTCGCGGCCGGGCTGGCCGTCGCCGGCGTGGTGCTCCCGTGGCTGGTCGTCCGGCTCACGGCGGAAGCCGCCCGGGAAAGCGCGCCGAAGCGGGCCGAACTCGCCGAACGGGCCGTCGAGCTGGTCACCGGGCACCGGGAGCTCGTCGCCGCCGGGGCGCTCGGTGACCACCGGCAGCGCGCCGCGCAGGTCGTCCACGAAATCGCAGCCGGTGAGCGGGCGGGTTCCGGCCGGACCGCGCTGCTCGGCGCCGCCGGCGTGCTCGTCCAGCTGGGCACCGCCGTCGCCGTCGGGCTGCTCTGCCACGCCTCCGTCCCCAGGACCGCCGCCCTCACCCTCGCCGCGGTGACCGCCTTCGAGGTCGTGCTGCCGCTCATCGGCGCGGCCCGGCGGGTGCCGGAGATCCGCGCGTCCGCCGCCCGGGTGCGGGCCGTGTTGGCCGAACCCGCGGCCCCCGAAGGGACCCGGACCGCCGTCCGGGGCCATTTCCGGCTCGACGGGGCCGGCGTCCGCCACCCCGGCCGGGCGCCGGCGCTCAAGGGCGTCGACCTCGACCTGCCACCCGGCAAGCGCGTCGGGATCCTCGGGCCCAGCGGCGCCGGGAAGACGACGCTGCTCCGCCTCCTGCTCGGCAGCCTGCCGCCCACCGAAGGCCGGGTCACCCTCGACGGGCACCCGCTCGGCGAGTACCGGGACCTCGCGAAGGTCATCACGGCCGCCGAGGCCGACGCCCACGTCTTCGACACGACCGTCCGCGAGAACCTCCTGCTCGCCAAGCCGGACGCGACCGACGACCAGCTGCGGGCGGCCTGCGAGACCGCCGGGTTCGACCTGGACCTCGACCGCGGCACCGGCCCCGACGGCGACGAGCTGTCCGGCGGTCAGCGGCAGCGGCTGATCCTCGCGCGGGCCGTGCTGGCCGCACCGGACGTCCTCCTGCTCGACGAGCCGGTCGAGGGCCTCGACCCGGACCACGGCGACGCCGTCCTGGCGCGGGTCCTCGCCGAGGCGAAGGGCAGCGTGGTGCTCGTCACCCACCGCCCCGAGCACCTCCACGGCTTCGACGAAGTCCTCACCCTCGAGGACGGGCGCGTACTTCCCGCATCGGCGGCCGGTCGGCGACGCGGACGTCCGTGA
- a CDS encoding glucosyl-3-phosphoglycerate synthase, translating to MSWFERRTWQEPGWTPADIVAAKGDRTVSVVLPALDEERTVGAVVASVRPLVGSVVDELVVVDSGSTDATVETAEAAGARVVRREDVLPDLPPVPGKGEVLWRSLAATSGDFVVFLDSDLVDPDPAFVPSLLGPLVTESGVHLVKGFYRRPLRLESSGGGRVTELLARPVLSALRPALGGLVQPLGGEYAGTREFLESVPFAAGYGVEIGLLLDAEARYGLDGLAQVNLGVRKHRNRSLAQLGPMARQILGTALDRCGVPAADAPFTQFVQVDEEWLPDVTDVRVADRPPMREVRARPRG from the coding sequence GTGAGTTGGTTCGAGCGGCGTACGTGGCAGGAGCCCGGTTGGACGCCCGCGGACATCGTCGCCGCGAAGGGTGACCGGACGGTTTCGGTCGTGCTACCTGCGCTGGACGAAGAACGGACCGTCGGTGCCGTCGTCGCGTCGGTGCGTCCGCTGGTCGGGAGCGTCGTCGACGAGCTGGTCGTCGTCGACTCCGGCTCGACCGACGCCACCGTGGAAACCGCCGAGGCCGCGGGCGCGCGGGTGGTCCGCCGCGAGGACGTCCTGCCGGACCTGCCGCCGGTGCCCGGCAAGGGCGAGGTGCTGTGGCGGTCATTGGCCGCGACCAGTGGTGACTTCGTCGTCTTCCTCGACTCCGACCTGGTCGACCCGGACCCGGCGTTCGTGCCGTCGCTGCTCGGGCCGCTGGTCACCGAGAGCGGCGTCCACCTGGTCAAGGGCTTCTACCGCCGCCCGCTGCGGCTGGAGAGCAGCGGCGGCGGCCGCGTCACCGAACTGCTGGCGCGCCCGGTCCTCTCGGCGCTGCGCCCGGCGCTCGGCGGCCTGGTCCAGCCCCTCGGCGGCGAGTACGCGGGCACCCGCGAGTTCCTCGAGTCGGTGCCGTTCGCGGCCGGCTACGGCGTCGAGATCGGCCTGCTGCTCGACGCCGAGGCGCGGTACGGCCTCGACGGGCTCGCGCAGGTCAACCTGGGTGTCCGCAAGCACCGGAACCGGTCGCTGGCCCAGCTGGGCCCGATGGCCCGCCAGATCCTCGGGACGGCGCTGGACCGCTGCGGTGTCCCGGCCGCCGACGCGCCGTTCACTCAGTTCGTGCAGGTCGACGAGGAGTGGCTGCCGGACGTCACGGACGTCCGCGTCGCCGACCGGCCGCCGATGCGGGAAGTACGCGCCCGTCCTCGAGGGTGA
- a CDS encoding 1-acyl-sn-glycerol-3-phosphate acyltransferase has protein sequence MIALLVRFVLGPLVRAVYRPEVHGVENVPLTGPVLLAANHRAALDTGVITFATPRQVKFLGKAEYFVGKGLKGKALAAFLGGLGYVPVERGNAQAGLAALEAARKVLDAGGVFAIYPEGTRSLDGRLHRGHTGVAALALATGAKVVPVALTGTEKLQPKGARIPRLAKIGITFGKPLDFSRYEGQDYAPAIRRSVTDEVMYAILEISGQEYVDTYHKRPSEGVA, from the coding sequence TTGATCGCGCTGCTTGTCCGGTTCGTGCTGGGACCGCTCGTCAGGGCGGTGTACCGGCCCGAAGTGCACGGCGTGGAGAACGTGCCGCTGACGGGCCCGGTGCTCCTGGCGGCCAACCACCGCGCCGCCCTCGACACCGGCGTGATCACGTTCGCGACCCCGCGGCAGGTCAAGTTCCTCGGCAAGGCGGAGTACTTCGTCGGCAAGGGCCTCAAGGGCAAGGCACTGGCGGCGTTCCTCGGCGGCCTCGGCTACGTCCCGGTCGAGCGCGGCAACGCCCAGGCCGGCCTGGCGGCCCTGGAGGCGGCCCGCAAGGTGCTCGACGCGGGCGGCGTGTTCGCGATCTACCCGGAGGGCACCCGTTCCCTGGACGGCCGCCTGCACCGCGGCCACACGGGCGTGGCGGCACTGGCGCTGGCGACGGGGGCGAAGGTGGTCCCGGTGGCGTTGACCGGCACGGAGAAGCTGCAGCCCAAGGGCGCCCGGATTCCCCGGTTGGCGAAGATCGGGATCACGTTCGGCAAGCCGCTGGACTTCTCGCGGTACGAGGGCCAGGACTACGCCCCGGCGATCCGGCGGTCGGTCACCGACGAGGTGATGTACGCGATCCTGGAGATTTCGGGGCAGGAATACGTGGACACCTACCACAAGCGGCCGAGCGAGGGCGTGGCCTGA
- a CDS encoding TIGR00730 family Rossman fold protein encodes MRRICVFCGSSMGLSPRYAEQAAALGKLLAQRGIGLVYGGASVGTMGVVADAALAAGGEVIGVIPQALSSVEIAHAGLSELHVVADMHERKAKMAALSDGFLALPGGAGTLEELFEVWTWAQLGLHGKPIGLVDVDGYYGPLLEFADHMVTEGFVQPGYRDLLLTDADPAALLDRFETYEPPAPPKWAAEPPGI; translated from the coding sequence ATGCGGCGGATCTGTGTCTTCTGCGGTTCGTCGATGGGCCTCTCGCCCCGCTACGCCGAGCAGGCGGCGGCGCTGGGCAAGCTCCTGGCCCAGCGCGGCATCGGCCTGGTCTACGGCGGCGCGAGCGTCGGCACGATGGGCGTGGTGGCCGATGCCGCGCTGGCCGCGGGCGGCGAGGTGATCGGCGTGATCCCGCAGGCGCTGTCGTCGGTGGAGATCGCCCACGCGGGCCTGTCCGAGCTGCACGTGGTGGCGGACATGCACGAGCGCAAGGCCAAGATGGCGGCCCTGTCCGACGGGTTTCTGGCGTTGCCGGGCGGTGCCGGGACGCTGGAGGAGTTGTTCGAGGTCTGGACGTGGGCCCAGCTGGGGTTGCACGGCAAGCCGATCGGCCTGGTCGACGTGGACGGGTACTACGGGCCGTTGCTGGAGTTCGCCGACCACATGGTGACGGAGGGCTTCGTGCAGCCCGGCTACCGCGACCTCCTGCTGACGGACGCGGACCCGGCGGCCCTGCTGGACCGGTTCGAGACGTACGAGCCGCCGGCCCCGCCGAAGTGGGCCGCGGAGCCGCCGGGCATCTGA
- a CDS encoding TIGR00730 family Rossman fold protein: MSEQSEWPDGQYPERPVERHKGPVVLRRDRRDQGSTTDQRLLDSRGPSDWVHTDPWRVLRIQAEFVEGFGALAEVPRAVTVFGSARTKRDNPEYELGRKIGGALADAGFAVMTGGGPGAMEAVNRGAAEAGGFSVGLGIELPFEQGLNPWVDLGVNFRYFFARKTMFIKYSQAFICLPGGFGTLDELFEALTLVQTKKVTKFPVVLFGSAYWGGLYDWIKNSVMAEGKISPHDLDLLHVTDDIDDAVRVVQESYQAWEDTH; encoded by the coding sequence GTGAGCGAACAGTCTGAATGGCCGGACGGCCAGTACCCCGAACGCCCGGTGGAGCGGCACAAGGGCCCGGTCGTGCTGCGTCGCGACCGCCGCGACCAGGGCAGCACCACCGACCAGCGGCTCCTGGACTCGCGCGGCCCGAGCGACTGGGTGCACACCGACCCGTGGCGCGTCCTGCGGATCCAGGCCGAGTTCGTCGAGGGCTTCGGCGCGCTCGCCGAGGTCCCGCGCGCGGTCACCGTGTTCGGCTCGGCCCGCACCAAGCGCGACAACCCGGAGTACGAGCTCGGCCGCAAGATCGGCGGCGCACTGGCCGACGCCGGCTTCGCCGTGATGACCGGCGGCGGCCCGGGCGCGATGGAGGCGGTCAACCGAGGCGCGGCCGAGGCCGGCGGCTTCTCCGTCGGGCTCGGCATCGAGCTGCCGTTCGAGCAGGGCCTGAACCCGTGGGTCGACCTTGGCGTCAACTTCCGCTACTTCTTCGCCCGCAAGACGATGTTCATCAAGTATTCGCAGGCCTTCATCTGCCTCCCCGGCGGCTTCGGCACGCTCGACGAGCTGTTCGAGGCGCTGACCCTGGTGCAGACGAAGAAGGTCACGAAGTTCCCGGTGGTGCTGTTCGGCAGCGCGTACTGGGGCGGGCTGTACGACTGGATCAAGAACTCGGTCATGGCCGAGGGCAAGATCAGCCCGCACGACCTGGACCTGCTGCACGTCACCGACGACATCGACGACGCCGTCCGCGTGGTCCAGGAGTCCTACCAGGCGTGGGAGGACACGCACTGA
- a CDS encoding alpha/beta hydrolase, which translates to MVFTSLGTRCAGDLYVPDEVSADAPAPALVLGHSGVMVKEALAFFAPYFVAAGFVVLAIDYRTVGSSEGEPRGLDYPERQVEDFRSAISYLQTRPEVQPERIGLWGVSIGGSVAVQAAVLDRRAKCVVVQSPSVWNGWRYLERLLGRNGLHALRGRLDEDWQRRYETGESARVPHLNLDHENAKGAQDLSMELYPTYRNEKTLDSTEHLLTFAPENLIDRLTPTPLLMIANGGHDPYHLLEEAQSAFARAGEPKRLAVLPYDVLGLYTGPGLEEAMALAVEWFDRYLRRTRLATTTPAPTPESVAAMKR; encoded by the coding sequence GTGGTGTTCACCAGCCTCGGCACCCGCTGCGCGGGCGACCTCTACGTGCCGGACGAGGTGTCCGCGGACGCACCGGCCCCGGCGCTGGTGCTCGGGCACAGCGGCGTGATGGTGAAGGAGGCGCTGGCCTTCTTCGCGCCCTACTTCGTGGCGGCGGGCTTCGTCGTGCTGGCCATCGACTACCGCACGGTCGGGTCGAGCGAGGGCGAGCCGCGCGGGCTGGACTACCCCGAGCGGCAGGTCGAGGACTTCCGCAGCGCCATCTCCTACCTGCAGACCCGGCCGGAGGTGCAGCCCGAACGCATCGGCCTCTGGGGCGTCAGCATCGGTGGCTCGGTCGCCGTCCAGGCCGCCGTGCTCGACCGGCGCGCGAAGTGCGTCGTCGTGCAGAGCCCCAGCGTGTGGAACGGGTGGCGGTACCTGGAACGGCTGCTCGGCCGGAACGGGCTGCACGCACTGCGCGGGCGGCTCGACGAGGACTGGCAACGCCGCTACGAGACCGGCGAGAGCGCCCGGGTCCCGCACTTGAACCTGGACCACGAGAACGCCAAGGGCGCCCAGGACCTGTCGATGGAGCTGTATCCCACCTACCGCAACGAAAAGACCCTCGACTCCACCGAGCACCTGCTCACGTTCGCGCCGGAAAACCTGATCGACCGGCTCACGCCGACGCCGCTGCTGATGATCGCCAACGGCGGCCACGACCCGTACCACCTGCTCGAGGAAGCCCAGTCCGCCTTCGCCAGGGCCGGGGAGCCCAAGCGGCTGGCCGTCCTGCCCTACGACGTCCTCGGCCTCTACACCGGCCCCGGGCTCGAGGAGGCCATGGCACTGGCCGTCGAGTGGTTCGACCGCTACCTGCGCCGGACCCGCCTGGCCACCACCACCCCGGCGCCCACCCCCGAGTCCGTCGCCGCTATGAAACGGTGA